From the Finegoldia magna ATCC 29328 genome, the window CATTTTAAAGATTTGGAAGAAATTCGAAAATTAATGGACGATTTGATTAATCAAAATCTGAGAATTGAAAGAGTCAAAGTTTCTAGAAAAGAAGCTTTTGATATTTTCGAAAAGGAAGGCTACATTCAAAAATCAAGACTACTAAAAAGTCTAGATAAAGAAGAGGTTTATCTGTACAAATGTCTGGATCATTACTTTGGAATAGAAGGATTTGTTGCTCCATACACTAGGTTTTTGAAACACTACAAACTTATAAATTATTTTCCGGGAATTGCATTAAGTGTCAGCAAAACTGGTGAATTTACTGATTTCAAAGAACAAAAAGCACTATCAAAAATATTTTCCAAATCAAAAAAATGGACAGATATGTTGGATATAGGATATGTGGGAAGCTTGAATGAAAAAATTCAAGATGGGAATATGGATTTTTTAGTTAGTGTTAATGAAGCTTATTTTGAAAACCAAATTTCTTATATAGCAGATAAGATAATTTACAATAATGCAAGATTAGTACAAATATCTGGTCCTTCTTCATCTGGGAAAACCACTATGGCAGAAAGACTTTCTGTGCAATTAGCCGTTAGAGGTAAAAAGCCTATACCTATTTCTATGGATAATTATTTTGTGAATAGAGTAGACACGCCTTTGGATGAAGATGGAAATAAAGATTATGAATCTATTAATGCACTTGACTTAAAAACATTTAACACAGATTTAATGAGATTATTAGAAGGAGATTATGTAAACCTGCCAATTTATAATTTCATTACGGGCGAAAGAGAATATGGCGACACTTACACGAAACTAGATAATAATGGAATTATAATTGTCGAAGGAATTCATGGACTAAATCCAAAACTTACAAGTCTAGTTCCAGAAAAAGATAAGTACAAAATTTATGTGTCAGCATTGACACAACTTAGTATTGACTGTCACAATAGAATTTCAACTACAGATATGAGACTTATGAGAAGAATGGTAAGAGATTTTGTTCAAAGAGATAAAAGTGTCGATGATACATTATCTGAATGGCCAAGAGTTCATGCCGCTGAATATATCAATGTTTTTCCTTATCAAAATGAAGCAGACAGCATAATAGACTCATCATTAATTTATGAAATTAATATTTTGAAAAAATACGTTTTGAAATTAGTAGATAATTATGACAAGAATGGTCCAAACTTTACAGAAATTGAAAGGTTAAAGTCGATTTTGAATTATTTTATAGAAATCAAAGACGATTCAATAGTTCCTAAAAACTCGATTTTGCAAGAATTTATAGGAGATTATGATGAACAATAGAATTGTATACACTAATTCAAATTCTTCAAAACTTTTTGACGATAATATATCTTATTTAAAAAATCAGATTACGAATGGAAATACTGATTTTATTTTGATTTTGCCAAATAGAAAGTTAATCAAAAATATTCGAAACAAGTTTTTGAAAGAACAATCAGTGTTATGTGATGTGAAGATATGGACTATTGACGATTTAGTGAATGCTTCAGATATTTCAACTTATTTGACAGACCTTATTTTGAGAATAGCTATTCAAGAACTCATTGATGAGGGTGAGTTTGAAGATAATAAATTCTTCAATTCGAATGGAATGATAAATTCATCCAAAAGATTTATTTCTGCATGCAAGTATTCAAATAAAAGCATAGGTGATCTTGGAGAAATTTCAACACACAATATTAGCTTGAATATTTTGAGCAAAGTATACCAGAGATACCAAAAAATTATGAGTCAATATAATCTTCTGGATAAATTTGATGCTTATGAAACACATAATTTCAACATACAAAAAAACAAGGATATTTACATTCATGGATTCAGTGAGTTTCGTCCAATCGAATTGGAAGTTATAAAACAGTTGGAAAATTACGATATCAATGTCTATGTTTTTGTCGATTATTATAATGAATACAAAAGCAAATTGGCAAATCAATTGCAAGATATTGGATTTGAAGTTGTTCAAAACGATGAAAAATCAAACCCGAACAAATTTATAGAAAAAAAGGTTGTTAAATTAACCAACGAAATATTAGAAAAAGACAGACTAATCGATGAGATTGCAAATGATTCATATATCTATGACTATAATAAAATGGCAATTCTTTTAGAAAAGGATTCATCAAAAAGAGAAATACTGAACACTTTAAAACTACACGATATTCCAGTTTTTGGAGACGATTATATTTCATACCGAGACTACAAAATTTTTTCTGATATTATTAATTTATTAGATAAAAATAGATCTTTCAAGCAGTATATTTTTTCTTTACTAGATAGTTGCTTTCTTGAATTTGATTTGAAAGATAAAATTAATTTCAGAAACATATTGTCGGATTTTGATTTTGACAAATGGGAAGATTTAGAAAAAATTTTAAAATTAAATGTAAATTACGGAACTAATTTAAAAATTCTAGAAAAAATTAAATCATATTACCATTCTTTTATAGAAACGGACAATATGATTTTGTCTAATCTTATTGAGCTTGTTCAACAAAAAGAGAGCGAGGATGTAGGATTTAAATTGTTTGCTGAAAAACTTTTAATAATCCTTGAAGATTTGGACAAAACACATGATGAACTTGTTAAAAAATCGAAAAACATTAACTCTTATTTGATAGATTTGATAAAAATTTTGAAAGTGGATTCTACAGATTATTTAGTTGATGGAATTAGAATATACAGCTTGACAGATATTAGGCTTTCAAACTACGATGTTTTATACGTCGTAAATATGAATGATGATGTAATTCCAGGGAAGATGAATTATGATTTCTTTAACAACGAGGACAACATAGTTTTTCTACAAAAAAATGGAATTGATATTTTGTCTGATGCAGATAATAGAAGACGAAATATTGACAGATTTATTGATGCTGTTAGCAGAGCGGATAGCAAAATTTATCTATCGTATAATACTGAAAGCAATGTAAAATCAAGGTTGATTTTAGATAAAAACATAAAACAAAATCAAAAAATCGCTAAAATTAATTCACAAAACATCAAAAAAGTCGATACCAAAAAATTACACAGTATATCAGTTTATGAAAAATACTCTCTAAAACAACATTTGAATAGAATTGAAAGTAGAATATCATCAAAGGATATTTCTGATTTTGAAGTAGACGATAAGACTACTCAATATATTTTGAGCAAAGAATTATCATCAACTAAACTTGAAACATACTTTGAATGTCCAATGAAATTTTATTTTAGATATTATTTGAAACTAAGACCACAAATAAAATCAAGACTATTGGATATTGGAACTATTTTGCACAACACATTAGAAGAATTTTATGGAATTAATATTTCTCAAATAAAAGATGCTATTGATGGGAAGTGTGAATTAGATATATCCAGTTTAGATGGTTTACTTAAAAATTCATTTGAAAAGTTCGGCTTAAACACAGATATCAAGGAAAATGAATTCGATTACGAAAAATACTTAAATAAACTCAAAGATTTTGTGCGAACTGATATTTACAATATGAAAAACGAACCAGAGAAGTTCTATCCATTCAAATTAGAGGAAGATTTTATCATTAGTTTGGATGAAAGTACGAAATTTACTGGAAGAATAGACAGAGTCGATAAAACAGATTCAGGTAAGATTCGATTAATAGATTACAAATTATCAAAGAATAGTTTCAGAAAAGCAAAAGATTTGGATAAGAACAAAGGATTTCAATTTGCGATTTATTCTTCCTATGGAGATGTTGTAAGCTGCAAATACAAAAGCATTAAAGATAATGACGAATATGAATTTCTTCAAAATATTTCAAAGGATCAGTTAGATGAAATAATGATTCAAAAAGTAAATGAGTTCAGAGAAAACATTAGAAATAAGAGATTATTTATAAAAGCGAGTGATGATAATTCTTGTAAATATTGCGATTATAATAAAATTTGCAAGTTAAAGAACACAGAAGGAGAAGCTAGCAATGATTAAATTTAGCGAAAATCAAAAATTAGCTTATTCTACTATAAATCAAAATGTGTGTGTAAATGCAGGCGCAGGAACTGGTAAAACAGAAGTAGTATCTGAAAGATTTAGATATATGTACGAGAAAGGAATTGATATCAAAAGTATCGTGTGCATAACTTTCACCAACAAAGCTGCTGATGAAATGAAGGATAGAATCATTCAAAAGCTAAATAATCCTAGATTGATTGACGATATAAACGTATCTACGATTTCATCTTTTTGCAAAAAAATAGTATCAGATAATTCGTACTATTTATCTATAGATCCTAGTTTTCAAATCATAGAAGATGATCAAGCTAACAAACTGCTCAATGAAATTTTTGACAAAATCCTAGAAAATAGAATTGATTTTATCAAAAAGCTTGGTAGAAAGTTAGATATTTCATATTCAGATACACTTAAAATTATCAGAGATTCATTCAATAAATTAAGAACCAACAACATTGATTTTAAGCTAATCAAAAGAGAAACACTTCTTCTATTAACTAATTTAAGAAATGTTGATGATGAAGATATAATCGGAATCAAAAATTATCTTTTCGATTTAAAAGAAGAATCAGGTAGTATCAAAGGACTTACAAAAAATAGCAGACTTTACAAATTTTTGCATGATGATAAACAAAACCTGGAAATTCAAGAATTTACTCAATTTTTGTTAGAAAGTTATGATAATTTGGGAGAGAGCAAGAAAGAAAATGTTCAAGAAATTATAGATGAAATTAACAAGAAAGTTGATGCTATACTTTCTAATAAAGAAAAACAATATGTAGATTTGTATGAAGGCTTTTTTGATATTTTAATAGATATTAATAGGGAGTATTCAATAAAAAAGAATGAAAAAAGCTTTCTAGATTTTAATGATATTGAAATGATGTGCAAAAAAGCTTTGGAAAATGGAAATATTCTTAAATCTTGTAAACAAAAATACAAATATTTTATGATAGATGAATATCAAGACACATCAAATCTTCAACGAGATATTTTTTATATGTTGTGCAGCGATAACGAGACTTTAGATAGAAATAATCTTTTCGTAGTAGGTGATCCTAAACAAGCTATATATAGCTTCAGAGGAGCTAACATAAAAGTATTCGAAAAAACTAGAGAGGACATCAAAAAAAGCGGCGGAAAAGATATAACTTTCC encodes:
- a CDS encoding PD-(D/E)XK nuclease family protein; protein product: MNNRIVYTNSNSSKLFDDNISYLKNQITNGNTDFILILPNRKLIKNIRNKFLKEQSVLCDVKIWTIDDLVNASDISTYLTDLILRIAIQELIDEGEFEDNKFFNSNGMINSSKRFISACKYSNKSIGDLGEISTHNISLNILSKVYQRYQKIMSQYNLLDKFDAYETHNFNIQKNKDIYIHGFSEFRPIELEVIKQLENYDINVYVFVDYYNEYKSKLANQLQDIGFEVVQNDEKSNPNKFIEKKVVKLTNEILEKDRLIDEIANDSYIYDYNKMAILLEKDSSKREILNTLKLHDIPVFGDDYISYRDYKIFSDIINLLDKNRSFKQYIFSLLDSCFLEFDLKDKINFRNILSDFDFDKWEDLEKILKLNVNYGTNLKILEKIKSYYHSFIETDNMILSNLIELVQQKESEDVGFKLFAEKLLIILEDLDKTHDELVKKSKNINSYLIDLIKILKVDSTDYLVDGIRIYSLTDIRLSNYDVLYVVNMNDDVIPGKMNYDFFNNEDNIVFLQKNGIDILSDADNRRRNIDRFIDAVSRADSKIYLSYNTESNVKSRLILDKNIKQNQKIAKINSQNIKKVDTKKLHSISVYEKYSLKQHLNRIESRISSKDISDFEVDDKTTQYILSKELSSTKLETYFECPMKFYFRYYLKLRPQIKSRLLDIGTILHNTLEEFYGINISQIKDAIDGKCELDISSLDGLLKNSFEKFGLNTDIKENEFDYEKYLNKLKDFVRTDIYNMKNEPEKFYPFKLEEDFIISLDESTKFTGRIDRVDKTDSGKIRLIDYKLSKNSFRKAKDLDKNKGFQFAIYSSYGDVVSCKYKSIKDNDEYEFLQNISKDQLDEIMIQKVNEFRENIRNKRLFIKASDDNSCKYCDYNKICKLKNTEGEASND
- a CDS encoding nucleoside kinase, whose product is MIKIINNNKIYDYEDKTIYDYAIKYGFEDSIVALKNNKLVDIMSYVENGDTIEFVNEKSVYSQDTLMQTGILLLLLAFKLKFPKDQLEVEYTIGDYMYLEFENNNEIHFKDLEEIRKLMDDLINQNLRIERVKVSRKEAFDIFEKEGYIQKSRLLKSLDKEEVYLYKCLDHYFGIEGFVAPYTRFLKHYKLINYFPGIALSVSKTGEFTDFKEQKALSKIFSKSKKWTDMLDIGYVGSLNEKIQDGNMDFLVSVNEAYFENQISYIADKIIYNNARLVQISGPSSSGKTTMAERLSVQLAVRGKKPIPISMDNYFVNRVDTPLDEDGNKDYESINALDLKTFNTDLMRLLEGDYVNLPIYNFITGEREYGDTYTKLDNNGIIIVEGIHGLNPKLTSLVPEKDKYKIYVSALTQLSIDCHNRISTTDMRLMRRMVRDFVQRDKSVDDTLSEWPRVHAAEYINVFPYQNEADSIIDSSLIYEINILKKYVLKLVDNYDKNGPNFTEIERLKSILNYFIEIKDDSIVPKNSILQEFIGDYDEQ